A genomic segment from Canis aureus isolate CA01 chromosome 4, VMU_Caureus_v.1.0, whole genome shotgun sequence encodes:
- the FOXI1 gene encoding forkhead box protein I1, whose translation MSAFDLPAPSPPRCSPQFPSIGQEPPEMSLYYENFFHPQGVPSPQRPPSLEGGGEYGAPPNPYLWLNGPAMTPPPYLPGANASPFLPQAYGVQRQLLPGVSGLGGGDLGWLPIPSQEELMKLVRPPYSYSALIAMAIHGAPDKRLTLSQIYQYVADNFPFYNKSKAGWQNSIRHNLSLNDCFKKVPRDEDDPGKGNYWTLDPNCEKMFDNGNFRRKRKRKSDVSSSAGSLASEKTESSLLAGSPRTTEAQDILDSASPGTASPPEKQSSPPPPGTPCLNSFLSSMTSYVSGSSPVSRPVATPGLSPEPTDKTGQNLLNFSSYTPLTNLSSHGGGGEWANPMPANTLSYGGSVLNQFSPHFYNSINTNSVLYPREGTDV comes from the exons ATGAGCGCCTTCGACCTCCCGGCGCCCTCCCCACCTCGCTGCAGCCCCCAGTTCCCCAGCATCGGCCAGGAGCCCCCCGAGATGAGCCTTTACTATGAGAACTTCTTCCACCCCCAGGGCGTGCCCAGCCCTCAGCGGCCCCCCTCCCTCGAGGGGGGCGGCGAGTACGGGgccccccccaacccctaccTGTGGCTCAACGGGCCTGCCATGACTCCGCCACCCTACCTGCCCGGCGCCAACGCcagccccttcctgccccaggcCTACGGTGTGCAGAGGCAGCTGCTGCCCGGCGTGTCTGGGCTGGGGGGCGGCGACCTGGGCTGGCTGCCCATTCCCTCGCAGGAGGAGCTGATGAAGCTGGTGCGGCCCCCCTATTCCTACTCGGCTCTCATTGCCATGGCCATCCACGGGGCGCCCGACAAGCGCCTCACCCTCAGCCAGATCTACCAGTACGTGGCCGACAACTTCCCCTTCTACAATAAGAGCAAGGCCGGCTGGCAAAACTCCATCCGCCACAACCTGTCTCTCAATGACTGCTTCAAGAAGGTGCCCCGCGATGAGGACGACCCGG GCAAAGGGAATTACTGGACCTTGGACCCCAACTGCGAGAAGATGTTCGATAATGGAAATTTCcgcaggaagaggaagaggaaatcgGATGTTTCCTCCAGCGCGGGATCCCTGGCCTCCGAGAAGACAGAGAGCAGCCTCCTGGCGGGCAGCCCCAGGACGACGGAGGCCCAGGACATCTTGGACAGTGCCTCCCCAGGGACCGCCAGCCCCCCCGAGAAGCAGTCCTCGCCTCCCCCACCCGGCACCCCATGCCTCAACAGCTTCCTCTCCTCCATGACCTCCTATGTGAGCGGGTCGAGCCCAGTGAGCCGCCCTGTGGCAACACCaggactgagccctgagcccaCTGACAAAACGGGGCAGAACTTGCTGAACTTCAGCTCCTACACCCCACTCACCAACCTCAGCAgccatgggggtgggggcgaATGGGCCAACCCCATGCCCGCCAACACTCTCAGCTACGGGGGCTCTGTCCTCAACCAGTTCAGCCCTCATTTCTACAACAGCATCAACACAAACAGTGTCCTCTACCCCAGGGAGGGCACTGATGTCTAG